One Oncorhynchus keta strain PuntledgeMale-10-30-2019 chromosome 11, Oket_V2, whole genome shotgun sequence DNA window includes the following coding sequences:
- the LOC118390551 gene encoding steroid receptor RNA activator 1-like yields MEAKDLYIKPGNQDRGWNDPPQFSYGLQTAAQGAPKRTPLNKRVPPPQLTGSPCPVPGDFPSLTAPMTPPTNPLAPPCSMNTPPRPCPVAAPPLGGVMMMATPPPPFPVVEHTDSARSQSENEPDVDDVVTLLNWALTACRHTVKKQVCNDVAKRLKLFEDMWKSGKLSLPVRRRMNGLVQELKSCNWDAADEIHRALIVDHVNEVGQWMVGVKRLIAETRNLNPDLLHTQEVDQSLDTSSTGNSD; encoded by the exons ATGGAGGCGAAGGACCTTTACATCAAACCAG GTAATCAGGATCGGGGCTGGAATGACCCTCCACAGTTTTCCTATGGTTTGCAGACagcagcacaaggtgcacccaAGAGGACCCCTCTCAACAAGAGAGTGCCCCCACCTCAACTCACAGGATCCCCTT GTCCTGTCCCAGGAGATTTTCCTTCCCTAACAGCTCCAATGACTCCTCCTACCAACCCACTGGCCCCTCCATGTAGTATGAACACGCCCCCTCGTCCATGTCCTGTCGCAGCGCCTCCTCTTGGTGGGGTGATGATGATGGCCACACCTCCACCACCTTTCCCTGTGGTAGAGCACACAGACTCTGCCAGGAGCCAATCAGAAAATGAGCCAGACGTAGACGATGTAGTCACACTTCTCAACTGGGCACTGACAGCTTGTAGACACACAGTCAAA AAACAGGTGTGTAATGATGTGGCGAAGCGTCTGAAGCTCTTTGAGGACATGTGGAAGTCTGGGAAGCTGTCACTTCCTGTTAGGAGAAGAATGAATGGACTGGTGCAAG AGTTGAAGAGTTGTAACTGGGACGCTGCTGATGAGATCCACCGGGCTCTGATAGTGGACCATGTTAACGAGGTCGGTCAGTGGATGGTGGGGGTCAAGCGTCTCATCGCTGAAACACGCAACTTAAACCCAGACCTCCTGCACACACAGGAAGTCGACCAGAGTCTAGACACCAGCAGCACTGGTAACTCTGACTAG